The Pseudomonas fulva 12-X sequence CTGCCGGCGATCTACCGGGGCGAGCTGGGCTATATCCGCCAGTGGGAACCGCAGCACGAGCAGGGCTGGCGGATGGCTGCCGAGCGGCATCTCCAACAGTGGGTCGAGCACTTCGAGCGGCTGACTGTTGCCGACATCGACGGCGTACTGGTCGGCTATTCGTTATGGCGAGAGGAACAGGGAAGCGCCGAGCTGTGCACCCTGCACGTCGGCGAGGCACACCGGCGCCAGGGGATTGGCCAGAGATTGGTCGAGGCCTATATCGAACAAGCGTGCAGCGCTGGCTTGAAGAGGTTGAGCCTGGATGTGCGCGGCGACAACCCGGCCCGGCTGCTCTATGAACATGCCGGGTTCACTCAGGTTGGCGTCAATGCCCGCGGCTACCTGCACTACGAACGGCAGTGCTGAGCCGCGGGCCGTTGCTCAGCGACTGGCAGGCGCCGCTACCGGCGCCTGGGGCTTGAGCGGTCGGGTGCGCGGCAGCAGGGCGG is a genomic window containing:
- a CDS encoding GNAT family N-acetyltransferase, with the translated sequence MTSEPENRVVAVVLRPARVTDLPAIYRGELGYIRQWEPQHEQGWRMAAERHLQQWVEHFERLTVADIDGVLVGYSLWREEQGSAELCTLHVGEAHRRQGIGQRLVEAYIEQACSAGLKRLSLDVRGDNPARLLYEHAGFTQVGVNARGYLHYERQC